The following proteins are co-located in the Gordonia polyisoprenivorans genome:
- a CDS encoding sugar transferase, which translates to MWSSGATQDSNPDIGARRSRPQWSKKYLARLAISDAVIVIAAVATAHLLRFGTGNPFGQRGQVEIPATSVALILIILWLMALRVNHALDRRVVGSGPQEYSRVATACFAVFGALAIVDQIFRLQIARGFLLLALPLGTVALLVSRYLWRRNLSRQRRNRLNMEKLLVVGSHDTATSLVRRLTHTPQLGYDVVGVCLPRTVAPLPPHIEVGEHAIPVHGDLDDVLAAVDSADASVVAVSSAEVLGPDAMQELSWGLERVDVDMLVAPGVADVAGPRLTVRPVAGLPLLHIDKPRYEGANRFRKALVDRLGAAVLILALTPAMCLVALAIVLDTGAPIFYRATRIGVNNAPFQMWKFRSMVVDADRVKADLRARSEGNGVLFKMRDDPRITRVGKIIRRYSLDELPQLFNVIGGTMSLVGPRPPLPDEVEQYDGRIARRMLVKPGMTGLWQVSGRSDLSWEDSIRLDLSYVENWSIMQDVLILWRTVRAVFDKTGAY; encoded by the coding sequence GTGTGGAGTTCAGGCGCAACACAAGACAGCAATCCCGACATCGGCGCACGTCGCAGTCGCCCCCAATGGAGCAAGAAGTACCTGGCCCGGCTGGCCATCTCCGACGCGGTCATCGTGATCGCCGCGGTCGCCACCGCGCACCTTCTCCGGTTCGGCACCGGCAACCCGTTCGGTCAGCGCGGACAAGTCGAGATCCCGGCCACCAGCGTGGCCCTCATCTTGATCATCCTGTGGCTCATGGCATTACGTGTCAACCACGCGCTAGATCGTCGGGTCGTCGGTTCCGGCCCGCAGGAGTACAGCCGCGTGGCCACGGCCTGCTTCGCCGTCTTCGGCGCACTGGCGATCGTCGACCAGATCTTCCGGCTGCAGATCGCCCGCGGCTTCCTACTGCTCGCGCTGCCGCTGGGCACCGTCGCCTTGCTCGTGTCGCGATATCTGTGGCGTCGCAACCTGTCTCGTCAACGCCGCAACCGGCTGAACATGGAAAAGCTCCTGGTCGTCGGCAGCCACGACACCGCGACATCGCTCGTGCGCCGGCTCACCCACACACCCCAGCTCGGGTACGACGTCGTGGGGGTGTGCCTCCCCCGCACCGTCGCGCCGCTGCCCCCACACATCGAGGTGGGGGAGCATGCGATCCCGGTCCACGGTGACCTCGACGACGTACTGGCGGCCGTCGACTCCGCCGACGCATCGGTGGTGGCGGTCAGCTCGGCCGAGGTCCTCGGCCCCGACGCCATGCAGGAACTGTCCTGGGGTCTGGAGCGTGTCGACGTCGACATGCTCGTCGCCCCCGGCGTCGCCGACGTCGCAGGCCCCCGACTGACGGTGCGCCCGGTTGCCGGACTTCCGTTGCTGCACATCGACAAACCCCGCTACGAAGGCGCCAACCGGTTCCGCAAGGCGCTCGTCGACAGGCTGGGTGCGGCGGTACTGATCCTGGCTCTAACGCCGGCGATGTGCCTGGTCGCGCTGGCGATCGTGCTCGACACCGGCGCCCCGATCTTCTACCGCGCCACCCGGATCGGGGTGAACAATGCGCCGTTCCAGATGTGGAAGTTCCGGTCGATGGTGGTCGACGCCGACCGCGTCAAAGCCGATCTCCGCGCCCGCAGCGAGGGCAACGGCGTCCTGTTCAAGATGCGTGACGACCCGCGAATCACCAGGGTCGGCAAGATCATCCGCCGCTACAGCCTCGACGAACTGCCCCAGCTGTTCAACGTCATCGGCGGCACGATGAGCCTGGTCGGCCCGCGCCCACCGCTGCCCGACGAGGTTGAGCAGTACGACGGGCGGATCGCACGACGCATGCTGGTCAAACCCGGGATGACCGGGCTCTGGCAGGTGTCGGGCCGCTCCGATCTGTCCTGGGAGGACTCGATCCGCCTCGACCTCTCCTACGTCGAGAACTGGTCGATCATGCAAGACGTGCTGATCCTGTGGCGCACCGTCCGGGCGGTCTTCGACAAGACCGGCGCCTACTGA
- a CDS encoding glycosyltransferase family 4 protein — MSYPTHTPRILHTTNVYDGGISRAVEKIVSLTPQYEHHLLAAGGSVGSGAAEFASVTELSRDPLRAIGDLRTRAHQLQPDLVHAHSSWAGFFCRAAALPVHTIYQPHCFVLQDPQRAGWKQGVFRAAEQLLSLRKHTMVVLTPEEESVARSMIGVRLGRAQVVRVPNAAHREPADPLRTATQPWHERARVAMIGRICPQKDPRFFAQLAKALQRKHEDAELIWIGDGDPDAKRLLEHNGVTVTGWVGDDELDALLRSIDVYVHSALYEGFPLSVLDAASYRIPTVVRDIPCFDGTPLVCESTVTEVAEQIHHIVADNDYHDEVVDRTVRVLSTMNKTKQRQAFVDCYDACLAEGA, encoded by the coding sequence ATGTCGTACCCGACCCACACGCCCCGAATCCTGCACACCACCAACGTCTATGACGGCGGCATCAGCCGGGCCGTGGAGAAGATCGTCTCACTGACCCCGCAATACGAGCATCATCTGCTGGCCGCGGGCGGATCGGTCGGCTCCGGTGCCGCCGAGTTCGCGTCGGTCACCGAACTCTCCCGAGACCCGTTGCGCGCCATCGGCGACCTGCGCACCCGGGCCCATCAACTGCAACCCGATCTCGTGCATGCGCACTCCAGCTGGGCCGGATTCTTCTGTCGCGCCGCGGCCCTGCCGGTGCACACGATCTACCAGCCACACTGCTTTGTGCTGCAGGACCCGCAACGCGCCGGCTGGAAACAAGGCGTGTTCCGCGCCGCCGAGCAACTGCTGAGTCTGCGCAAACACACCATGGTGGTGCTGACCCCCGAGGAGGAGTCGGTGGCGCGCAGCATGATCGGCGTCCGTCTCGGCCGCGCCCAGGTGGTGCGTGTACCCAACGCGGCGCACCGAGAACCCGCCGACCCGCTGCGCACCGCGACGCAGCCGTGGCATGAGCGGGCCCGGGTTGCGATGATCGGCCGGATCTGCCCACAGAAGGACCCGCGGTTCTTCGCCCAGCTCGCCAAGGCGCTACAGCGCAAACACGAAGACGCCGAGCTCATCTGGATCGGAGACGGCGACCCCGACGCCAAGCGCCTGCTGGAACACAACGGGGTGACGGTGACCGGCTGGGTCGGCGACGACGAACTCGACGCGCTACTCCGATCGATCGACGTCTACGTGCACAGCGCACTGTACGAAGGGTTTCCGCTGTCGGTCCTCGACGCCGCGAGCTACCGCATCCCGACCGTGGTCCGCGACATCCCTTGCTTCGACGGCACCCCACTGGTCTGCGAATCGACGGTCACCGAGGTGGCCGAACAGATCCACCACATCGTCGCCGACAACGACTACCACGACGAGGTCGTCGACCGTACCGTGCGCGTGCTCTCGACGATGAACAAGACCAAGCAGCGTCAGGCCTTCGTCGACTGCTACGACGCCTGCCTCGCCGAGGGGGCTTAG
- a CDS encoding glycosyltransferase family 4 protein → MPRRILDRHVGGNTTYARSLAGQLRDRGHTVDGFGGLGHPLANTVRETAAGIRSAELDLVHYVADTGPLVRTRVPSVVTVHGVASRWIDTGRTPMAERIWRTRVARAIDSCDRIITVSQASAIDVAEVFDVDPSRIDVIYHGIEHTGIQHMGTEHTGTEDPPPAQTDENDPPVRTTVRDLDAYILYLGNLEPRKNVAALIRAMDDVPAGVTLVIAGKPAWAADAIMAEVANSPRVIHLGFVSDSEREHLMRHCRLFVFPSRYEGFGLPVLEALAHGCPVLCSRRGALAEVAGPAFELAEIDESAIAAGITDALAAVADDDTRTRLADAGRDWARQFNWQRSAEAHLAVYEELLT, encoded by the coding sequence ATGCCGAGGCGCATCCTCGACCGCCACGTCGGCGGCAACACGACCTACGCGCGATCACTGGCCGGGCAACTCCGCGACCGCGGCCACACCGTCGATGGATTCGGCGGACTCGGCCACCCCCTGGCCAACACCGTGCGTGAGACCGCAGCCGGAATCCGTTCCGCCGAACTCGATCTCGTCCACTACGTCGCCGATACCGGTCCGCTGGTGCGCACCCGCGTGCCGTCGGTGGTCACCGTCCACGGCGTGGCCAGCAGATGGATCGACACCGGCCGCACCCCGATGGCCGAACGGATCTGGCGCACCCGGGTCGCGCGTGCCATCGACTCCTGCGACCGGATCATCACCGTCTCGCAGGCCAGTGCCATCGACGTCGCGGAAGTCTTCGACGTCGACCCATCGCGCATCGACGTCATCTACCACGGCATCGAACACACGGGCATCCAACACATGGGCACCGAACACACCGGAACAGAAGACCCGCCGCCCGCGCAGACCGACGAGAACGACCCACCGGTCCGCACAACCGTCCGCGACCTCGACGCCTACATCCTGTATCTGGGAAACCTGGAGCCCCGAAAGAACGTCGCCGCGCTCATCCGGGCCATGGATGACGTCCCCGCCGGGGTGACGTTGGTGATCGCGGGCAAACCGGCGTGGGCCGCCGACGCGATCATGGCCGAGGTCGCCAACTCACCCCGGGTCATCCACCTCGGATTCGTCAGCGACTCCGAGCGCGAACACCTGATGCGTCACTGCCGGCTGTTCGTGTTCCCCAGCCGCTACGAGGGTTTCGGGCTACCGGTCCTCGAGGCGCTGGCACACGGCTGCCCGGTGCTGTGTTCGCGGCGCGGCGCGCTCGCCGAGGTCGCCGGTCCCGCCTTCGAACTCGCCGAGATCGACGAGTCGGCCATCGCCGCGGGCATCACCGACGCACTGGCCGCAGTCGCCGACGACGACACCCGCACGAGGCTCGCCGACGCCGGACGTGACTGGGCCCGACAGTTCAACTGGCAGCGCAGCGCGGAGGCGCACCTGGCTGTCTACGAGGAGTTACTGACATGA
- a CDS encoding polysaccharide pyruvyl transferase family protein translates to MKVVLLHCYSSDNLGDGMLVDRAVDLITEALGPDTDIDLVAAYPESFQYLGLRCVSSKPGSLGEARRYLQVLRNLDAYDLVVGVGGGYLRFGSSVESAKTAIVHGPQLLAAGRTHTPTVYLPQSIGPSRGAARRLVRTMIGSLDAVCLRDDRSIEELGTAPNIARIPDVAIISGSVADRGTDDAAAPGRTTMPRVVLSVRSVRGTLPRPVTELAGMLGKFDGYVQSAVAGNNDTTVMESLGPAEILTPRELLDPRAEPRVVVAMRLHAALMALEAGHYVIHLAYERKGFGAFADLGLDAYVHHFRSFTPAVVEQQVARLLDDPAERATYDRLLAQRADAHRARWRELRDRLRTSVGLTPELHALAGHPG, encoded by the coding sequence ATGAAAGTCGTTCTGCTGCACTGCTACAGCTCCGACAACCTCGGCGACGGCATGCTCGTCGACCGGGCCGTGGACCTGATCACCGAGGCACTCGGCCCCGACACCGACATCGACCTCGTCGCGGCATACCCGGAATCCTTTCAGTATCTGGGCCTTCGGTGCGTGTCGAGTAAACCGGGATCACTGGGCGAGGCACGCCGCTACCTGCAGGTACTGCGCAACCTCGACGCCTACGACCTCGTCGTCGGGGTCGGCGGCGGCTACCTGCGATTCGGGTCGAGCGTCGAATCCGCCAAAACCGCCATCGTGCACGGACCACAACTGCTGGCCGCCGGCCGCACCCACACCCCGACGGTGTACCTCCCGCAGAGCATCGGACCCAGCCGCGGCGCCGCACGACGCCTGGTGCGCACCATGATCGGATCACTCGACGCCGTGTGCCTGCGCGACGACCGCAGCATCGAGGAACTCGGCACCGCCCCCAACATCGCGCGCATCCCCGACGTCGCGATCATCAGCGGCTCGGTCGCCGACCGCGGCACCGACGACGCCGCGGCCCCGGGCCGCACGACCATGCCGCGGGTGGTGCTCTCGGTCCGCTCGGTACGCGGCACGCTGCCGCGTCCGGTGACCGAACTCGCCGGGATGCTCGGCAAATTCGACGGCTACGTGCAGAGCGCGGTCGCCGGGAACAACGACACCACCGTGATGGAATCGCTCGGCCCGGCCGAGATCCTCACCCCGCGTGAACTCCTCGACCCGCGCGCCGAACCGCGGGTGGTGGTGGCGATGCGTTTACACGCGGCGTTGATGGCCCTCGAAGCCGGCCACTACGTCATCCACCTCGCCTACGAACGCAAGGGTTTCGGAGCCTTCGCCGACCTCGGGCTCGACGCCTACGTCCACCACTTCCGCAGCTTCACCCCGGCCGTGGTGGAACAACAGGTCGCCCGACTCCTCGACGATCCCGCCGAACGCGCGACCTACGACCGACTGCTCGCCCAGCGCGCCGACGCCCACCGCGCCCGGTGGCGCGAACTGCGAGACCGGTTGCGCACCAGCGTCGGCCTCACCCCCGAGCTACACGCACTGGCGGGGCATCCGGGATGA
- a CDS encoding oligosaccharide repeat unit polymerase, whose product MTAPDLAAPQAGPPGRAEQSRSAPAGLAPGEHGFRLMIPWWFHPLWIATIFVALLPISAALIPTSAFTLWKTPRYIDATIGMTGFLSGLSLLVGLAVFTLRVRPGVTIVRVSASAVARLRAIAVGAFVLALFGYGIWIALSFLRGTTVTDFVNVITLQQGAISALKKMNPPVAGITTFTQLGPVAAGVMMMLRRMGVRAYTWQMVVLVALAVYRSFFYGERLAIIEVGLPLIFLYFAVQPMRTGTAPGAQIARGGPIERVMRKTAPFFAIPAIWGLFAVFEYSRSWLYYRNIVTTSFTEYISTRLAGYYVTTANNSAMYHAAVAGKPHDPYYSFAAVWDGPGMSMIAGRPEIAGLDPQQWWKMMLENSANPEFNNQGTFLITDADLGTPLSMLYWFLLGLAVGYLFYRATQGSLVSLLAYSLTIMGLLEVSRIIYWSQGRFIPILLALLVIAVLLPGPKRREIHASG is encoded by the coding sequence ATGACGGCACCCGACCTCGCCGCACCGCAGGCCGGCCCACCCGGGCGGGCAGAGCAGTCGCGCAGCGCACCGGCCGGGTTGGCGCCGGGCGAACACGGCTTCCGGCTGATGATCCCGTGGTGGTTCCACCCGCTCTGGATCGCCACGATCTTCGTTGCGCTGCTACCCATCTCGGCTGCACTGATCCCGACGAGCGCGTTCACCCTGTGGAAGACCCCGCGCTACATCGACGCCACCATCGGGATGACGGGCTTCCTGTCCGGCCTGAGCCTGCTGGTGGGTCTGGCGGTGTTCACGCTGCGGGTGCGGCCCGGGGTGACGATCGTGCGGGTCAGTGCCTCGGCCGTGGCCCGCCTGCGGGCGATCGCCGTCGGCGCATTCGTGTTGGCGCTCTTCGGATACGGCATCTGGATCGCCTTGTCGTTCCTGCGCGGGACCACCGTCACCGACTTCGTCAACGTGATCACCCTGCAGCAGGGGGCGATCAGCGCGCTGAAGAAGATGAACCCGCCGGTCGCCGGGATCACCACCTTCACCCAGCTCGGGCCGGTCGCCGCCGGGGTGATGATGATGCTGCGCCGCATGGGTGTGCGCGCCTACACCTGGCAGATGGTGGTCCTCGTCGCCCTGGCCGTCTACCGCTCGTTCTTCTACGGCGAACGCCTCGCGATCATCGAGGTCGGTCTGCCGCTGATCTTCCTGTACTTCGCGGTGCAACCGATGCGCACGGGCACGGCGCCGGGCGCACAGATCGCGCGGGGCGGACCCATCGAACGCGTGATGCGAAAGACCGCACCATTCTTCGCGATCCCGGCCATCTGGGGTCTGTTCGCGGTGTTCGAATACTCCCGCAGCTGGCTGTACTACCGCAACATCGTGACGACGAGCTTCACGGAATACATCTCCACCCGACTGGCCGGCTACTACGTCACCACCGCCAACAACAGCGCCATGTACCACGCGGCTGTCGCCGGCAAACCACACGACCCGTACTACTCGTTCGCCGCGGTGTGGGACGGGCCGGGGATGTCGATGATCGCCGGACGACCCGAGATCGCCGGACTCGACCCCCAACAGTGGTGGAAGATGATGCTGGAGAACAGCGCCAACCCCGAGTTCAACAACCAGGGCACCTTCCTGATCACCGACGCCGACCTCGGCACACCGCTGTCGATGCTGTACTGGTTTCTCCTCGGCCTCGCCGTCGGCTACCTGTTCTACCGCGCCACCCAGGGCAGCCTCGTGTCGCTGCTGGCCTACTCGCTGACCATCATGGGTCTGCTCGAGGTGTCCCGGATCATCTACTGGTCCCAGGGCCGGTTCATCCCGATCCTGTTGGCACTGTTGGTGATCGCTGTCCTGCTGCCCGGGCCGAAACGCCGGGAGATCCATGCCTCCGGGTAA
- a CDS encoding polysaccharide biosynthesis tyrosine autokinase, whose amino-acid sequence MRVESVSVDTNDPGRVAPVLDAVRRGWWIVLACGIVVALCGFGYSMLQSPVYRATAAVYVTSGSEASAQTAYQGSLASQQRVASYAELASSDEVIDRAISQGNLGMTRDQVREALQTSAKPDTVMLNISADAGSSEKAAQIANAVADSLSGYVATLESPAAGGQPLAKVTPVTHAESKTQAVSPKPVRDTLLAFLIGIVLGLVVLFVKNRFDRTVSSTADLEDIGSSLIFGSLPYSTDLRDTSLVPFNKGASALAEAFRMVRTNLAFANVDDPVRAILITSGGAAEGKTTTAVNLARCLAEAGKTVILVDADLRRPAVATALEINPHVGLTDYLGGEGSIMEFVQPSGTERLSILAAGSVPPNPAELVGSRRAADGIAELRERFDFVIIDSPPVLPVTDAVVMSQWVDCVALVVRSGKTLAPDLRAVTSQFEVAGVALLGFVLNGVRRGTSAYSGGYTYYSNDLGKPNSTAPAAGSATRGRLGARR is encoded by the coding sequence ATGCGAGTCGAGTCGGTGTCGGTGGACACGAATGACCCAGGACGGGTCGCTCCCGTGCTGGACGCGGTACGCCGCGGCTGGTGGATCGTCCTGGCCTGCGGAATCGTGGTCGCTCTGTGCGGCTTCGGGTACTCCATGCTGCAGAGCCCGGTCTATCGGGCCACCGCTGCGGTGTATGTGACATCCGGATCGGAGGCCTCGGCGCAAACCGCCTATCAGGGATCGCTGGCCTCCCAACAGCGCGTGGCCTCCTACGCCGAACTGGCCTCCTCCGACGAGGTCATCGACCGGGCCATCAGCCAGGGCAACCTCGGGATGACCCGCGACCAGGTGCGTGAGGCATTGCAGACCTCCGCCAAACCCGACACCGTGATGCTCAACATCAGCGCCGACGCCGGCTCGTCGGAGAAGGCCGCGCAGATCGCCAACGCGGTCGCCGACAGCCTGTCGGGATATGTGGCGACGCTGGAGAGTCCGGCGGCCGGCGGTCAACCACTGGCCAAGGTCACCCCGGTCACCCACGCCGAGAGCAAAACCCAGGCCGTCTCACCCAAACCCGTCCGGGATACGTTGCTGGCCTTCCTGATCGGTATCGTGCTCGGACTGGTGGTGCTGTTCGTCAAGAACCGCTTCGACCGCACCGTCAGCTCCACCGCCGACCTCGAGGACATCGGGTCGAGCCTGATCTTCGGGTCGTTGCCGTACTCGACGGACCTGCGCGACACCAGCCTGGTGCCGTTCAACAAGGGGGCCTCCGCACTGGCCGAGGCGTTCCGCATGGTGCGCACCAACCTCGCGTTCGCCAACGTCGACGACCCGGTCCGCGCCATCCTGATCACCAGTGGTGGTGCGGCCGAGGGCAAGACGACCACCGCGGTCAACCTCGCACGCTGCCTCGCCGAGGCCGGCAAGACGGTGATCCTCGTCGACGCCGACCTGCGGCGCCCGGCGGTGGCCACCGCCCTCGAGATCAACCCGCACGTCGGGCTCACCGACTACCTCGGCGGCGAGGGCTCGATCATGGAGTTCGTCCAGCCCAGCGGCACCGAGCGGCTCAGCATTCTCGCCGCCGGATCCGTGCCACCCAACCCGGCCGAACTCGTCGGCTCCCGCCGCGCCGCCGACGGTATCGCCGAACTACGCGAACGCTTCGACTTCGTCATCATCGACTCGCCGCCGGTGCTGCCGGTCACCGACGCCGTCGTGATGTCGCAATGGGTCGATTGCGTGGCGCTGGTGGTGCGTTCGGGAAAGACACTGGCACCCGATCTGCGTGCGGTGACCAGCCAGTTCGAGGTGGCCGGTGTCGCGCTGCTGGGCTTCGTGCTCAACGGTGTCCGACGCGGCACCAGCGCCTACTCCGGTGGCTACACCTACTACAGCAATGATCTGGGCAAGCCCAACTCCACCGCACCCGCCGCGGGCTCGGCGACGCGCGGCCGGCTGGGTGCACGGCGGTGA
- a CDS encoding DUF4012 domain-containing protein — protein sequence MSAPETRVHRLRPSRRVWLGSALLLAALVAVGCYLGVRAEQARSALHEAQDHAVTAKASLLSGDSRKASGEASAVRDSAADAYAATNDPLWRATAAVPWLGRPLASVREMTDTVTRFSDEVLVPSAALAGTIGPSTLRTADNGVDVTALRSAAPRITAMADDATRLAQRAHGIDGSWLGPVAKARTDLAAQLDSAARTAQGTSVAARLAPAMLGADGPRNYFVALQTPSEARGTGGLVGGFIVIRAEDGHLRAAETGRNIDMFRPSSPQIDLGDGFDTLYSTVEPYTDFRNSNLSPDFTDAAKIWMANWQAQTGMALDGAAALDPIALSYVLRVTGPVRLPSGEQITADNVVPLTLSQVYTRFADDNTARKAYLQTISRTVVADVLGAHADAGRLLEALGRGVEERRIMLYSSRSDEQDIIASTPLAHQLPDDSAPLMDATITNAAGNKLDYYLRRELSYAAGDCSADMRDATARVTLTNTVTDLSLPQYVIGSMGAVGSGLPPGTNAAGVQIALTRGAQVRKVTLDGQSVLYGTSELHGRPMVRTRVPLAPGQRSVLEVTLTEPTSARGEAQVPVQPLVDTPLVHVSVPSCGAATGQRAQGSP from the coding sequence ATGAGCGCACCCGAGACGAGGGTTCATCGGCTGCGGCCATCGCGGCGGGTCTGGCTCGGCAGCGCGCTCCTGCTGGCCGCACTGGTCGCGGTGGGCTGCTATCTGGGTGTCCGCGCCGAACAGGCGCGGTCGGCCCTCCACGAAGCGCAGGATCACGCGGTGACCGCGAAAGCGTCGCTGCTGTCCGGTGATTCGCGGAAGGCGTCGGGGGAGGCGTCGGCCGTACGTGACTCGGCGGCCGACGCCTACGCCGCCACCAACGACCCCCTCTGGCGGGCCACGGCAGCGGTACCGTGGTTGGGCCGGCCCTTGGCCAGCGTGCGTGAGATGACCGACACCGTCACCCGATTCAGCGACGAGGTGCTCGTCCCGAGCGCTGCACTGGCCGGCACGATCGGACCGTCGACGCTGCGCACCGCCGACAACGGCGTCGACGTCACGGCCCTGCGCAGCGCCGCCCCGCGCATCACCGCGATGGCCGACGACGCCACCCGTCTCGCGCAGCGCGCCCACGGTATCGACGGCAGCTGGCTCGGGCCGGTCGCCAAGGCGCGCACCGACCTCGCAGCGCAACTGGACTCGGCCGCGCGCACCGCGCAGGGCACCTCGGTCGCGGCGCGACTGGCCCCGGCGATGCTCGGCGCCGACGGCCCCCGCAACTACTTCGTGGCCTTGCAAACACCGTCGGAGGCCCGCGGAACCGGCGGACTGGTCGGCGGATTCATCGTCATCCGCGCCGAGGACGGGCACCTGCGCGCCGCCGAGACCGGCCGCAACATCGACATGTTCCGCCCGAGTAGCCCGCAGATCGACCTCGGTGACGGCTTCGACACCCTGTACTCGACGGTCGAGCCCTACACCGACTTCCGCAACAGCAACCTGAGCCCCGACTTCACCGACGCCGCGAAGATCTGGATGGCCAACTGGCAGGCACAGACCGGCATGGCCCTCGACGGGGCAGCGGCACTCGACCCGATCGCCCTGAGCTACGTACTCCGCGTGACGGGGCCGGTGCGGTTGCCGTCGGGCGAACAGATCACCGCCGACAACGTCGTCCCGCTCACCTTGTCGCAGGTCTACACCCGCTTCGCCGATGACAACACCGCACGCAAGGCCTACCTGCAGACCATCTCCCGCACCGTCGTCGCCGACGTCCTCGGCGCCCACGCCGATGCGGGACGGCTCCTGGAAGCACTCGGCCGCGGCGTGGAGGAACGTCGGATCATGCTCTACAGCAGCAGATCCGATGAGCAGGACATCATCGCTTCCACTCCGCTGGCACATCAGTTACCCGACGATTCGGCCCCGCTGATGGACGCGACCATCACCAATGCGGCGGGTAACAAACTCGACTACTACCTGCGCCGCGAACTGAGCTACGCCGCAGGTGACTGCTCTGCCGACATGCGTGATGCGACCGCACGGGTGACGCTGACCAACACCGTCACCGATCTCTCGTTGCCGCAGTACGTGATCGGTTCGATGGGAGCGGTGGGCAGCGGCCTGCCACCGGGCACCAATGCGGCCGGCGTGCAGATCGCGCTGACGCGCGGCGCGCAGGTCCGCAAGGTCACCCTCGACGGACAATCGGTGCTCTACGGCACCAGCGAACTCCACGGTCGTCCGATGGTCCGCACCCGCGTACCACTGGCACCCGGTCAGCGCAGTGTCCTCGAGGTGACACTGACCGAACCCACCTCGGCCCGCGGCGAGGCACAGGTGCCGGTGCAGCCGCTCGTCGACACCCCGCTCGTGCATGTGTCGGTGCCGTCGTGCGGTGCAGCGACCGGGCAGAGGGCACAGGGATCGCCATGA